The genomic stretch TATGTCTTTTATAATATAGGAAAATATCCATTTTCTGTTACAAACACGTACACCATAACCAAATTATACATCAATGCTGATTTGCCTTCAATTAACTAGTTTATTGAAAGGTTTCTTCGACGAAAAGTATTTTCTAACATTACTCTTGACAATTCCATGAAATTATTAAGCTTATTTTGTGACATTTTTTCCCAGCATCCCTAAGGACTCCTTGGTTAACGTTTTAGGCCAACTAAGCTCTCATTCTCGACTCTATTCACAAAAATCCGAAAATTCTACCAAATCCCAATTCAAAAGTTACTTTCAGAGGCTATTGTATTACCACTTAATGAGATTATTAAAATTCATGAGGTATGCAATAATCATTGTGGCTTAAACAATTTGAATATGTATCTATTTATTATGAACATTCACATATTATGTTGTTAACTCTTAAGCATATTACATTATATGCTACCGTAGCTACGACTAAAAAACTCATTGCATCTCAGTTTGGTTGGTATTATCAGGCTTGCCATCAGTGCCCCAAGGCTGCTCGCGGTGACATAACTCCTTTCTTGTGTGAAACTGGACATTTCACAGAGTCAGAAATGTTTAGGTAGCATAACTTCTAATATGATATATATTTTTATTCTTATATTGGTGCAAAACCGTCTCTTAACACGATTGCTCACGCTAGCTTAGgtataaaataaaaattgaagtTTATCATGCTGGAAAATGTTGTAAGTTTGTATTCTGGGACAAAGAATGCTCACAATTTTTGGGTGTATCAGCTATTCAGAAGCGTGATACAATGATTGAGGTTTATTCCTGACTTGCAATTTGAATACTTAAAAAAATCGTAACCTACTTTGCTGGTTTCTAATACTGCTACTTGCTTATGTAGGATGGAATTGATGATCCATTAGAATTCCCATTAGCACTAGATGTTTTTTTGGGTTTGGAGATTGCTTTTAAAGTTAAGTGGCACCCCCAGTGAAAAAGTTGCTCTATTGTCATGATTGTAAGGGATGACACGTTCATCAAACAACTAAAGGCTCCATGGGAACAAATACATGTATTTCTTCTACAACCTAACATTAATGGGTGAATTTGTTTCGTCAACCTTCTGTTGGTCCTTATCTGGTTTTGACACTAAGGTAACAACATCTCAACCACCTATAACAACACACTTGTTGCAGGCATTGTCACCTCTTGTCTTTGTTTTATGTCCTGATTGATTTTATCCATTTTCATGTTTCTCAATTTCCTTTTATGTTATTAAGATTAAATAGAGTGTTGATGAGGCAAAATCTGAAGCCACCGATGAACGGGAAATTGTTACGATATCCTTCTAAATTATGATGACAcactattttttattttttatttttgctTATTAATCTATTGTTACACGGTTATTGattatttttctcaattttccAATGACAGGATCTGGAAATTACATCTAAGCATAACACAGAACCAATCACATCCACTGCAAAGAGTCAAATACTGGATGATTCAAGTGAATCTACTACCTTGATCGGCCTGTGTGATGGAGAACTCTTCCCAACAAAACTTAAGAAGAGTATCAAATTGGAGAagaagaattatttgattctatATATTTCGTTCACTATATTGGCATGTAGTATTTTGCAAACAATGTCTTTTTATGTTTTGCATCTGTAGTATACTTTAAATGTGTTTGACTATGACTAATTCAGAAGACATAATATATGTATTATACTCAAGTGTGTTTTTTATTGCAACTCGATTTCAGCCCTTATGTAGTTGTTTTATTTAACACTCTTCTACCTGTATGCCTCATGCATCCTTGTTCCACGTATTTTAAAAATGGTTATCTCTATAACACTTCAATTATTCTTCCTTGACCACACATGTGATTAAACATGGCACATATGGAATGGGAGTTTCACGATATCTTTTATATCAACACATTGTTGTGTTAATTTTCATCTACGAATGCATCAAACTTTTTATGATCTTCCTCTTTTCTCCTTTTCTTATTGTTGCGTTTTTCCTATGCAACACTTTCTTTATACTTCATTTCTGGTCCGTCAAATTGTATATAACACTTTTCATTTAAGTTGGCTTATTTTTTTAGAGAATTATACACCATGTTATGGGTTATATATCTTAAGGCTCTTACATTCATGTCTTAAAATTTTGAGGCTCTATCGAAatatttattgttattttttagtttttaatattattaatataaaaaatatttataaatttatGTCTTTTATATTAGTAgttaatttttttaaattcaatGATCTTAAAAAAGAATGAAAAGTGTATCATCATATTCATGTGTGCTTCATAATTTAATTGGCAAAGTTATTTGTGTGATTGAGGATTTTATTTTGTACACTTTAACTTTTTCCTTATTTTATATCTTTAAttacaaataatttttttaaataactttTTGAAACAATAAGCCCTCAAGATTTATAATGGACTTTCATCTTAACGagttatatttttattttataatttcataaaatttaatatattaattttattttatatcTCCAATTTTGATATATTGTTTTAAAATTGATAATGAACCATCCAGTTAAGTTTTGTTTTgtataattattttttataatttttaaaatttattttttatataaattttaatattatttataattaaatatttaaaaattcATCGTACAATCGTATcatttattattaattttttataaataaatataattcACTATTGTGGAAGTGAATCTTCAACAACTATTATTTTTTTAGAACACTTTAAAAATTTGATTAGATTATATCGATACTTATataaaattcatatctcatttctcaataaatttttcatatttttacatatattttttttaacTCTTCACTGTCGAACCTTTACCTTCCACACACCGATCATCGCACCATTGCCGCAACCTTTACCTTCCACACACCGATCATCGCACCATTGCCGCCACCTCTGATGACCACCATAATCACCGTTCTTCCCTTAGAGTGTTACACATTGACTTTCTTCTCTCTAAAAAAActtaaaaaataattaatatttattaggactcaatttttattatttgtccaaaatatatatatatatatatatatatatatatatatatatatatatatatatatatatatatatatatatatatatatatatatatatatcatgtCCCTGTTTTGATGTTTACAAACATCAATGGTCAAAAAGCTTACAAGATTACAAAAATAAAATGGTCAAAACTTACAATTTCAAGATTAGAAAAATAATAATTTACTCAAATTTAATTAATAGCTTAGCCTCTAGTATTTTTGTTTTTGCGAAACTTAACTTCTAGTATGAGAGTACAACACATTAATATAATCCAATTAAGAATGGTGTACAATAAGTTTGTGTTTATGAAAAGCCCAGTTCCGTAATTGTCCTATCCATTACTATGTGCGCATGACACGACACGTGGGTTTTCAGAAATTCCTTTTAACACATTTTATCAAATGCAAAAAACACCCAACCCCACGCAACGCACAAAGTAAGATAAAGTGGTTTTCCTTCATATATTTTATCTATTCATAATAATAAATTCTTTTCCCTATAACTATTTTTAAAATATTCCCAAAGCCAAAAAACGAATAAAGAATTAACGGCTTCATAAGCGGTGCCAGATCTGTTTCATTTCGTTTATCGTCACCGGAAAAAAACTGCTTCCGATCATCATGGATGAGAAGCTCATACAGCGATTGGAATCGGCGGTGTTGCGTTTGGAGGCGATATCTACCGGAGGCCATCCCGCCAGCTCTCCGGCCGACGCTTCCGATGCGGCACTCGATCCATCCGTTGTTGCCTTCGGCGATCTGATCGATCAATATCTCGGTAGGGTTTCCAGTGCTGCGGAGATTATTGGTGGACAGGTGCTGGAGGTCACCAATAGGATACATGAAGCTTTCTCTGTTCAGAAAGAGCTTTTGATTAAGCTCAAACAAACTCAGGTTCGTTGATTTCTGTGCCTCGATGAAAAGATGATTAGGTTGGTGTTGAATTAATGGATTTGAAATTTCTCGTGCCACATTGTTATGAAATCTGTGAATGGGAGGTGAATGTGATAGTATTGCATTGCAGTGTTTTTTTAGTTGAAATTTTGTTTGTGCTAGATACTTTGGTAATGGTGCTGGAACTGAATCCAATACCAAGAGAACTGAATGTGATGgctgttttttttttctttctgaGGGTTATATTGATTCTAATATCTCTGATTGTGTTTATGGATTATGTGGATCTGCTGCATGTTTTACCTGTCATGTTTTTAGGGAGAAAGTTGAAGGTCCCTTGTTAATTGTTATGTGGGATTTTTTAATGTAGCATGACTTGGGGGAAGTCTATAAGAGAATCAATCGATCAAAgaggaataaaagaaaaaatgtCTTGTAATTTTATTTGTTAGAATGGAAAATGGTCTAATGAACCACAGGGTTTGATGCAGTTGAGGATTTGGGTTTGCCATCTTTGTAGAGATTATCATTTCCTTCTTTCTTGATTGTGTGGGATGTGTTCTGTTCTCATCTGGGTTAGTTTGTAGGGGGGAATACAGATGATGGAAAAATATAATGTTGAAAATGAGATTTTGAAATTGGGCTCGTGAGGTCATTGTAAGTTAATCAGCGTGAGATGTTAAAAGAGTACATAGTAAAATATTGAGTTCCCACTTGGTGGAATTGATGTTAGGGATATTTGTATGAATCTAGCGGGATGGAGCTGCTATAATTGTTTTTATACCAGAATTATAAACAAGAAATCCTTCTCAGCTGGGAGAATCAATTCTATAGCATCGGAAAATTAGCCAAACATAATAATTAGCTGACTTTGAATTTTATCCCAAATGGCTATTGCATCCAATGCTTTTCAAAACAAGAATGTACAGTGTACTAGGATTTCTCTAAAAGAATACATAGCTAACTGTTTATGGCTAAGAGAAATGAATTTAGTTAGGAGAAAAGAAAGCACATAATTTCTCATGCTTAAAGTTTTTATGTTCTTTGGAATATATGTCTTCTCACATCATCAGTTATGTGCAGAAACCTACCCCTGCAGGGTTGGCTGAATTTATAAAACCATTgaatgaagtgatcatgaaagcTGCTGCATTGACAGAAGGAAGGAGATCTGATTTTTTTAATCACTTGAAGGCTTCTGTTGATAGTCTTTCAGCTCTAGCATGGATTGCATTTGCCGGGAAGGGTTGTGGTGGGTGCATGATGATTTTTTTAGGATGAATCTTTATCTTTGGTATCTTATGAATCTTTTGTATTTTTTTCAAGGTATGAGTATGCCCACTGCACATGTTGAAGAAAGTTGGCAAATGGCTGAGTTTTATAGCAACAAGGTACTTTTGATGCTTGTTGATCTGTCTTGGACAGTTTTCATGATAGTCCTCTCCATATAGGATGAAAATTCGGAGTTCCGTTCAAGTGATGGATTTTCTTCCTTAATATTTTTATGTATACAATAGTGTTGTTGTATCTTGCATCAAAAATAGTTTCAAATTACTTCAAAATGCATGTCTATCCCTTCCCGAGTTACAACTGCTTAATGGCTGAGAAAAGACATGATGGATGATCAATAGCCTTAATATTTATATGCTTAGAATCATTAATTTTGATTTTGAAAACTTGTTTTGCAATTGGCTTATATTACATTTTAAGTACAGTGTTGTATACTTGCAGTAGCATATGAGAGTTTTCCTTGCACTTTCCTATCTCACTGCTGATACTTTAAGAGTAAAGGATACTGATCTTTCCTTACATTTATTGTGATAATCAGGTACTTGTTGAGTACAGAAACAAAGACCCAAATCATGTTGAGTGGGTCAAAGCTCTGAAAGAGTTGTATGTACCTGGTTTGAGGGATTATGTGAAAAGCTTCCATCCTTTAGGCCCTGTATGGAGTCAAACAGGAAAAGTAATTGCTCCATCAAAAGCTAATGCTTCGATTGCACCTTCTGCCCCTCCTCCTCCGCCTGCGTCTCTCTTTAGTTCTGAATCATCTCAGGCTTCATCTTCTAAGCCAAAAGTGGGGATGTCGGCTGTTTTTCAAGAGATTGGTACAGGAAATGTCACAGCAGGTAGATTATTCTTACTCTTACTGTTTTGATTGAATATTCATCATTTATGAATTCTAAACTTTACCTTATAGGTCTGAGAAAGGTTACGGCTGATATGAAGACTAAGAATCGCACAGAAAGAGCTGGAATTGTTGGCGGCAGTACCGTAAAAGAAAGTCACGCCGGTTCACGTGCAGTTGCTAAAGTAGGACCTCCGAAGTTCGAACTTCAAATGGGTCGCAAGTAGGTTTATACGCGTGTTTATGCTTTAGTTGCTATGCTGTATATTAAATTCAATGTCAAACATTTCACTAGTCCACTTATCCTTTACCTAATTAATTCCTTGATATTGTAGGTGGGTTGTTGAGAATCAAATTGAGCAGAAAAGCTTGGTCATTGAAGATTGTGATGCAAAACAGTCTGTATATGTTTATGGATGTAAAAACTCCGTGTTGCAGATTCAAGGTAGTGATAATTATATTACGTGCTTTTTTTCTGAATTTGCTATCCTATCACTTGGTGAAAAAAGGCTGCAAGTGACCAAATCATTTTTAACAATTTTTGCAGGCAAGGTCAACAATATAACTATTGACAATTGCAAAAAGATGGGAGTTGTATTTCAGGTTCGCAAGACATTATAATTAGAGATTTTATAATATTAGATAATGAAATCATTTTTTTTAGATGAAAATGCCAATTCATTTGGTTTTGTAATGTAGGACGTTGTTGCAGCTTGTGAGATTGTGAACAGTAATGGGGTTGAGGTTCAATGCCAGGTACCCTGACTCCTCCTTCTTTTTCAAATCACATCATCCTAGGCATGTCCGATTCAATCTATATTATTTTGCCCAATATTTTGCTAGTGGTACTGTCTAGCTAATGTTATAACCGGTGAGGTGAAAAAGACAAGGTTTTAATAATAAATATGTACTTGATACATATAATATGATTTATATAAACTTATGCTTGCTTTCACAAATAATAGGGTTCAGCTCCTACAATTTCGGTGGACAACACTTCTGGATGCCAGTTATATCTGAGCAAAGACTCTTTAGAAACATCCATATCCACAGCAAAGTCAAGTGAGATCAATGTATTAGTTCCTAGTGCCGAGTCTGATGGTGATTGGGTATGTTTTCCCGCTCCGTTTCTATATTTAACACTGCAAGGTTTGGTTTTACTGTTTGTGTCCTATAATCTACTAATCCCAAATTTGGCTCCTCCTCATCTAAGCATTGGCGCTTTCAATTTCATTAGAGCCTTGCCTCTTTTCCACCTAATTTCTTGAAGGCAAATTTGATGCTTTAACCACTGAATATTGTAAAATGCTTGTGTTGCTGTTTTTTTTAATGCAACTTAGTGAATCAGTGAAATAGAGAATTTAAGTGATATAAATTTCAAATTTCAACCTCATATTATGTTTCAGGTGGAGCATTCTTTGCCACAACAGTACATTCATTTATTCAAGGAAGGACGTTTTGAAACTACTCCTGCTTCTCACTCAGGTGGTTAAAGTTGACGGGCAATTGAGAGTTTCTTATTATTTTTACTTCATCTTTCCTTGGATTGCTGTGGGAGTGGCTTCAATTCCTTGTTTCTCTGATTCATTTACAATCATCTATATATCTGTTTACCGTATGCTTGTTCGGCTGCCTGTGCTTGTTATTTTTCTGTGGCTTGTGGAACCATCCATTTTTTTGGGTTTGTGTGTCAGAGTTTGCTTCAGCTTGAGCTTTTTCTTTTGTTCAATGCATTATGCAATTGAACTATTAGTTTTCGGAAGACCCATACATTTGTCTCGATATCTTGGTTTGATTCTCAAGGTTTTGCATATTTTTTAGGACAGAACAATGTACTTCATTAGTACTATTTGTACAATTCAAATGAATATCTTCTAGTTTGTATTTATGATAAATTTGAATTCACCAATATATGATAATAGTATTTTAGTTAAAATATTTTTCACTCCCTTTCATCTATCCGGGAGTACACTTTATCTCAAATGAAATACCAACCACATGTTGAGGAGAGAGAAAGAAATAAGAGATTAATAGGTTGATTACATTTGAAGGGTGCTGATCAGCACTGCTCCCTCTCCTGTGAAATAAGTGAAATAACTCACGGGAGACGATCCTTTTCCCATCTATACATTGTTTAAAAATATGTACGaattatttttaattggttaattGGATCAGTTGTTTTGAGACATTATTTTAAAATTGATTAACTTGATCAATTAATTTGAGACGGAGGCAATATAGAGTGTAGTTTAACTAGGGGTGGACATCGGTTGGGTTGGATCGGTTTTCGGGCCCAAATTCCCAATCCGACCTAACCATCGGTTGGAAAAAACATAACCAAAACCGACCGGTTTGCAATTCGGTTATTTTCGGTTTCGGTTTTGTTCGGTTCGGTTTCATAATGCGGTTTATTCGGTTTTAAAAATAATTGAGCTCATTCCAAAATAAACCCAACACAAGTGGATTTTATCTAGGATTTAAATAGCACAATTTTATACTAGTCTTTAAACTTTTAGTTTACTTATgaacaaaaaaataaaacaatatatCTTAAAACTTATGAAATTGCTGCATTTTTCGGAAATGGATTGAACAATCATTGTTAACATTTGTATTCTAAATTTCTACTCATATTATATCTATCTTGCTGACATGGATACAGGGCCGTTCAATGTAACAAATGTCTTTGAGTTCCATAATGGACGGTGGTATATGGTTCATCATCACAGTTCTGTGATGAATGGGGATGTAGAGCAACAAATTATGCATGGATAGTAATAGTAAGAGAGATGATATGTTATTATGTCTGATACTGGTCTCAGAAAAGGTTTATTTGCAGAAGCAAGATGCTTGAAATTATTTTCGTAATTGGAAGTTTTGTTTTGAGCTTTGAATCTTTTGTTTTCATACTGTATATAATACAGGAAATTGCAATGGGGCCAAAAAAGTGTGAAAAATAGATTAAGTGGATTAAAGTAAATACAAAAGATCGATGGAAAAGATTACATGTGAATCAACGTCCAATACATCGGTGAGACTTGTGAAAAACCAAGGCTGTGCAGTTGCAGGAGTTACTAATTCAAAAGTATAGTCCAATTTTGGCGTGCATTTTAGTTCTCTAGCAGTGTGTGCATTTTTCAATATTGTAAGAGACAAGTCCATTCCGGCAATGCAATATCCAATCAACCTTCAATGCAATATCCAATCAACCTTACCTATAGATGATCATCAATCAACAATCGTATATATAAGAGCTAGTGCATAACAATTTCTATAACAAAAGataaaatcaaatcaaattcTTTTCATAAGCTATTACCAAGTTCAAGTGATGAACACGCGTTAACACCTTAAGCTCGGCAAAAAATTCTTTTGATGCTTTCATGTCCATCTTCTTTATTGCAGCTTTCTGTGTAATTAGATAGAACTTCAGCATTATCATATTCAACATTAGTTAGCATGAgaaaaacaaaaaccaaaacagaCACAATACATATCAGCAGCATTAAACCAGAGGCCATGCTTGTTTTCACTTCATGAGCATATTCAGCACAAGCTAGACCAAGGAATGTTAAAGGGAATGAGTAGATCCACCATGTAATGTTTAACCTTTTTATAGTTTTCTTGAACAGTCCTGGCCTGCAAATAATGTACCATTCCTAGTGAAAACATTGAAATCGCAAACTCGCTCCAACCGATTTCTGTCGCAACTTGAGCCGCCACCAAGTTTCCTATAACAGAAACAAGGTTAACAGGGTTTGCTACCACTGATAGAAACCTCTTTTCAGTAGGTAAACTTTGAGAACAATGGTCTTGTACTCACCAAAAACAAACATGGTAGCTCTGAATCCACCTTTCTTTCTCTTCCATTCAGCAAGAAGCTTGAGCTATTCAGTCTCCTCTTGATATGCCTGCAAAACAAAAAAATTTGAATCTCATCAACATTATGCATAAAAAAAGTATATAGAAAAATGGTTGAGTAAGAGTTCATTCAAATCCAAAACAGGAAAAAAAATTGAATTGTATTATTGATGATTAAGGGTACAGATTAATGATGCTTAACCAATCAATTATCATAATCATAATCAAACCTAACATATAGTATAGTATACCCCACTCTGTCTTTATTCCACAGCTTAAGCATTAGTACTGTAAGGTGAAATGTCTTG from Lathyrus oleraceus cultivar Zhongwan6 chromosome 7, CAAS_Psat_ZW6_1.0, whole genome shotgun sequence encodes the following:
- the LOC127101024 gene encoding cyclase-associated protein 1, which produces MDEKLIQRLESAVLRLEAISTGGHPASSPADASDAALDPSVVAFGDLIDQYLGRVSSAAEIIGGQVLEVTNRIHEAFSVQKELLIKLKQTQKPTPAGLAEFIKPLNEVIMKAAALTEGRRSDFFNHLKASVDSLSALAWIAFAGKGCGMSMPTAHVEESWQMAEFYSNKVLVEYRNKDPNHVEWVKALKELYVPGLRDYVKSFHPLGPVWSQTGKVIAPSKANASIAPSAPPPPPASLFSSESSQASSSKPKVGMSAVFQEIGTGNVTAGLRKVTADMKTKNRTERAGIVGGSTVKESHAGSRAVAKVGPPKFELQMGRKWVVENQIEQKSLVIEDCDAKQSVYVYGCKNSVLQIQGKVNNITIDNCKKMGVVFQDVVAACEIVNSNGVEVQCQGSAPTISVDNTSGCQLYLSKDSLETSISTAKSSEINVLVPSAESDGDWVEHSLPQQYIHLFKEGRFETTPASHSGG